In Streptomyces sp. NBC_00306, a single genomic region encodes these proteins:
- a CDS encoding NAD-glutamate dehydrogenase produces MQTKLDEAKAELLARAARVAENSPVGGNLPTGAEQKRPDRDTLLTYLQRYYLHTAPEDLADRDPVDVFGAALSHFRLAENRPQGTANVRVSTPTVEENGWTCSHSVVEVVTDDMPFLVDSVTNELSRQNRGIHVVIHPQVIVRRDLTGKLIEVLAEESAHSKNLPHDALIESWIHVETDRETDRADLKQITADLLRVLSDVRETVEDWEKMRDAALRIADELPSEPTADDLRDQEVDEARELLRWLSADHFTFLGYREYELTENDALAAVPGTGLGILRSDPQHSEDEDHPVSPSFSKLPADARAKAREHKLLVLTKANSRATVHRPSYLDYVGVKKFDTKGNVIGERRFLGLFSSAAYTESVRRVPVVRRKVAEVLEGAGFSPNSHDGRDLLQILETYPRDELFQTPVDQLRSIVTSVLYLQERRRLRLYLRQDEYGRYYSALVYLPRDRYTTAVRLRLIDILKEELGGSSVDFTAWNTESILSRIHFVIRVPSGTVLPHLTDADTERIEARLVEAARSWSDGFGEALNAEVGEERAAELLRRYANAFPEGYKADHSPRSAVADLVNLEELARSPKDFALSLYEPVGAGPGERRFKIYRSGEQVSLSAVLPVLQRLGCEVVDERPYELRCSDRTSAWIYDFGLRMPMSSGNGDYLADDARERFQDAFAAVWQGEAENDGFNSLVLGAGLSWRQAMVLRAYAKYLRQAGSTFSQDYMEDTLHTNVHTTRLLISLFEARMSPGRQRGGTELTDALLEELDGALDQVASLDEDRILRSFLTVIKATLRTNFFQEAAGGTQHSYVSMKFDPQAIPDLPAPRPAYEIWVYSPRVEGVHLRFGKVARGGLRWSDRREDFRTEILGLVKAQMVKNTVIVPVGAKGGFVAKQLPDPSVDRDAWLAEGIASYKMFISALLDITDNMVAGEVVPPADVVRHDEDDTYLVVAADKGTASFSDIANEVAVAYNFWLGDAFASGGSAGYDHKGMGITARGAWESVKRHFRELGHDTQTEDFTVVGVGDMSGDVFGNGMLLSEHIRLIAAFDHRHIVIDPDPDAAVSYAERRRLFELPRSSWADYNKDLLSAGGGIHPRSAKSIPVNAQMRAALGIEAGITKMTPAELMKAILQSPVDLLWNGGIGTYVKASTESNADVGDKANDAIRVNGEDLRVKVVGEGGNLGLTQLGRIEFDRKGGPEGEGGKVNTDAIDNSAGVDTSDHEVNIKILLNALVADGDMTVKQRNKLLAEMTDEVGALVLRNNYAQNTALSNAVAQSPSLLHAHQRFMRRLERAGALDRPLEFLPTDRQIRELLNSGRGLSQPELAVLLAYTKITVADELIKTDLPDDPYLRRLLHAYFPQPLREKFGEAIDGHALRREIVTTVLVNDTVNTGGSTFLHRLREETGASTEEVVRAQTAAREIFGLSAVWDAVEALDNKVDAGVQTRIRLHSRRLVERGTRWLLGNRPQPLELAGTIDFFAERVEQVWAELPKMLRGADLEWYQGILDELTGEGVPEELALRVAGFSSAFPTLDIVAIADRTEKEPMAVAEVYYDLADRLRITQLMDRIIELPRADRWQSMARASIREDLYAAHAALTADVLSVGNGTSTPEERFKAWEQKNAAILGRARTTLEEIQSSDTFDLANLSVAMRTMRQLLRTHT; encoded by the coding sequence ATGCAGACCAAGCTGGACGAAGCCAAAGCCGAGCTGCTCGCACGGGCCGCACGGGTAGCTGAGAACAGCCCGGTCGGGGGGAACCTTCCGACTGGGGCCGAGCAGAAGCGACCGGACCGGGACACTCTGCTCACGTACCTCCAGCGCTACTACCTGCACACCGCACCGGAGGACCTTGCCGACCGCGACCCGGTCGATGTCTTCGGAGCGGCACTTTCCCACTTCCGCCTGGCCGAAAACCGCCCGCAGGGCACGGCCAACGTCCGGGTCAGCACCCCGACCGTGGAGGAGAACGGCTGGACGTGCAGCCACTCCGTGGTCGAGGTCGTCACCGACGACATGCCCTTCCTCGTCGACTCGGTCACCAACGAGCTCTCCCGGCAGAACCGCGGCATCCATGTCGTGATCCACCCGCAGGTCATCGTGCGCCGGGACCTCACCGGCAAGCTCATCGAGGTGCTGGCCGAGGAGTCCGCGCACAGCAAGAACCTGCCGCACGACGCGCTCATCGAGTCCTGGATCCACGTCGAGACCGACCGCGAGACCGACCGTGCGGACCTCAAGCAGATCACCGCCGATCTGCTCCGGGTGCTGTCCGACGTGCGCGAGACGGTCGAGGACTGGGAGAAGATGCGCGACGCCGCGCTGCGCATCGCCGACGAACTGCCCTCCGAGCCCACCGCCGACGACCTGCGCGACCAGGAGGTCGACGAGGCCCGCGAGCTGCTGCGCTGGCTCTCCGCCGACCACTTCACCTTCCTCGGCTACCGCGAGTACGAGCTCACCGAGAACGACGCGCTGGCCGCCGTGCCCGGCACCGGCCTCGGCATTCTGCGGTCCGACCCGCAGCACAGCGAGGACGAGGACCACCCGGTCAGCCCGTCGTTCAGCAAGCTGCCCGCCGACGCCCGCGCCAAGGCCCGTGAGCACAAGCTGCTGGTGCTGACGAAGGCCAACAGCCGTGCGACGGTGCACCGGCCGAGCTACCTCGACTACGTCGGTGTCAAGAAGTTCGACACCAAGGGCAACGTCATCGGTGAGCGCCGCTTCCTCGGCCTCTTCTCGTCCGCCGCGTACACCGAGTCGGTGCGCCGGGTCCCCGTCGTGCGCCGCAAGGTCGCCGAGGTCCTCGAGGGCGCCGGCTTCTCGCCGAACAGCCACGACGGCCGCGACCTGCTGCAGATCCTCGAGACCTACCCGCGCGACGAGCTGTTCCAGACGCCCGTCGACCAGCTGCGCTCGATCGTCACCAGCGTGCTCTACCTCCAGGAGCGCCGCCGGCTGCGGCTCTACCTGCGTCAGGACGAGTACGGCCGCTACTACTCGGCGCTGGTCTACCTGCCGCGCGACCGCTACACCACCGCGGTCCGGCTGCGCCTGATCGACATCCTCAAGGAGGAACTCGGCGGCAGCAGCGTCGACTTCACCGCGTGGAACACCGAGTCGATCCTCTCCCGCATCCACTTCGTCATCCGCGTCCCGTCCGGCACCGTGCTGCCGCACCTGACCGACGCCGACACGGAGCGCATCGAGGCCCGGCTCGTCGAGGCCGCGCGTTCGTGGTCCGACGGATTCGGCGAGGCGCTGAACGCCGAGGTCGGCGAGGAGCGCGCGGCCGAGCTGCTGCGCCGCTACGCCAACGCCTTCCCCGAGGGCTACAAGGCCGACCACTCGCCGCGCTCCGCCGTTGCCGACCTGGTGAACCTCGAGGAACTGGCGCGCTCTCCCAAGGACTTCGCCCTCTCCCTGTACGAGCCGGTCGGCGCGGGTCCCGGCGAGCGCCGCTTCAAGATCTACCGCAGTGGCGAGCAGGTCTCGCTCTCCGCGGTCCTGCCGGTGCTCCAGCGGCTCGGCTGCGAGGTCGTCGACGAGCGTCCGTACGAGCTGCGCTGCTCGGACCGCACGAGCGCGTGGATCTACGACTTCGGTCTGCGGATGCCGATGTCCTCCGGCAACGGCGACTACCTCGCCGACGACGCGCGTGAGCGGTTCCAGGACGCCTTCGCCGCCGTGTGGCAGGGCGAGGCCGAGAACGACGGCTTCAACTCGCTGGTGCTGGGCGCCGGGCTGAGCTGGCGGCAGGCCATGGTGCTGCGGGCGTACGCCAAGTACCTGCGCCAGGCCGGTTCGACCTTCAGCCAGGACTACATGGAGGACACCCTCCACACCAACGTCCACACCACCCGGCTGCTGATCTCCCTCTTCGAGGCACGGATGTCGCCGGGACGCCAGCGCGGCGGCACCGAGCTGACCGACGCGCTCCTGGAGGAGCTCGACGGCGCGCTCGACCAGGTCGCGAGCCTGGACGAGGACCGCATCCTGCGCTCCTTCCTCACCGTCATCAAGGCGACGCTGCGCACCAACTTCTTCCAGGAGGCGGCGGGCGGCACCCAGCACAGCTATGTGTCGATGAAGTTCGACCCGCAGGCCATCCCGGACCTGCCCGCGCCCCGGCCGGCGTACGAGATCTGGGTCTACTCCCCGCGGGTCGAGGGTGTGCACCTGCGCTTCGGCAAGGTCGCGCGCGGTGGTCTGCGCTGGTCCGACCGGCGGGAGGACTTCCGTACGGAGATCCTCGGTCTGGTCAAGGCGCAGATGGTGAAGAACACCGTCATCGTGCCGGTGGGTGCCAAGGGCGGCTTCGTCGCCAAGCAGCTCCCGGATCCGTCCGTGGACCGCGACGCCTGGCTCGCCGAGGGCATCGCCTCGTACAAGATGTTCATCTCGGCGCTGCTCGACATCACCGACAACATGGTCGCGGGCGAGGTCGTCCCGCCGGCCGACGTCGTACGCCACGACGAGGACGACACCTACCTCGTCGTCGCGGCCGACAAGGGCACCGCGTCGTTCTCCGACATCGCCAACGAGGTCGCGGTCGCGTACAACTTCTGGCTCGGGGACGCGTTCGCGTCCGGCGGCTCGGCCGGGTACGACCACAAGGGCATGGGCATCACCGCCCGCGGTGCCTGGGAGTCCGTCAAGCGGCACTTCCGCGAGCTGGGGCACGACACGCAGACCGAGGACTTCACGGTCGTCGGCGTCGGCGACATGTCCGGTGACGTCTTCGGCAACGGCATGCTGCTCAGTGAGCACATCCGGCTGATCGCGGCCTTCGACCACCGGCACATCGTCATCGACCCCGACCCGGACGCCGCCGTCTCCTACGCCGAGCGCCGCCGGCTGTTCGAGCTGCCGCGCTCCTCGTGGGCCGACTACAACAAGGACCTGCTGTCGGCGGGCGGCGGTATCCACCCCCGTTCCGCCAAGTCGATCCCGGTCAACGCGCAGATGCGTGCCGCTCTCGGCATCGAGGCGGGCATCACCAAGATGACGCCCGCCGAGCTGATGAAGGCGATCCTCCAGTCCCCCGTGGACCTGCTGTGGAACGGCGGCATCGGTACGTACGTCAAGGCCTCCACCGAGTCCAACGCGGACGTCGGCGACAAGGCCAACGACGCGATCCGGGTCAACGGCGAGGACCTGCGGGTCAAGGTGGTCGGCGAGGGCGGCAACCTGGGGCTCACCCAGCTCGGCCGTATCGAGTTCGACCGCAAGGGCGGCCCGGAGGGCGAGGGCGGCAAGGTCAACACCGATGCCATCGACAACAGCGCCGGCGTGGACACCTCCGACCACGAGGTGAACATCAAGATCCTGCTCAACGCCCTGGTGGCCGACGGCGACATGACCGTCAAGCAGCGCAACAAGCTGCTCGCCGAGATGACCGACGAGGTCGGCGCCCTGGTGCTGCGCAACAACTACGCGCAGAACACCGCCCTGTCGAACGCGGTCGCCCAGTCGCCGTCGCTGCTCCACGCCCACCAGCGCTTCATGCGGCGCTTGGAGCGGGCCGGTGCGCTGGACAGGCCGCTGGAGTTCCTGCCCACCGACCGGCAGATCCGTGAGCTGCTGAACAGCGGCCGGGGGCTCAGCCAGCCGGAGCTCGCGGTGCTGCTCGCCTACACCAAGATCACGGTGGCGGACGAGCTGATCAAGACGGATCTTCCGGACGACCCGTATCTGCGCCGGCTGCTGCACGCCTACTTCCCCCAGCCGCTGCGCGAGAAGTTCGGCGAGGCGATCGACGGTCACGCGCTGCGCCGCGAGATCGTGACGACGGTGCTGGTCAACGACACGGTGAACACCGGTGGTTCGACCTTCCTGCACCGTCTGCGGGAGGAGACCGGCGCATCGACCGAGGAGGTCGTGCGAGCCCAGACGGCGGCGCGCGAGATCTTCGGGCTGAGCGCGGTGTGGGATGCCGTCGAGGCGCTCGACAACAAGGTCGACGCCGGTGTCCAGACCCGGATCCGGCTCCACTCGCGGCGACTGGTCGAGCGGGGTACGCGCTGGCTGCTGGGCAACCGGCCGCAGCCGCTCGAACTGGCCGGGACCATCGACTTCTTCGCGGAGCGCGTCGAGCAGGTCTGGGCCGAGCTTCCGAAGATGCTCCGCGGCGCGGACCTGGAGTGGTACCAGGGCATCCTGGACGAGCTCACCGGCGAGGGTGTGCCCGAGGAGCTCGCGCTGCGGGTCGCCGGGTTCTCCTCGGCCTTCCCGACGCTCGACATCGTCGCGATCGCCGACCGCACGGAGAAGGAGCCGATGGCGGTCGCCGAGGTGTACTACGACCTCGCCGACCGGCTGCGGATCACCCAGCTGATGGACCGGATCATCGAGCTGCCGCGGGCCGACCGCTGGCAGTCCATGGCCCGTGCCTCCATCCGCGAGGACCTGTACGCGGCGCACGCGGCACTCACGGCGGACGTGCTCAGCGTGGGGAACGGCACCTCGACCCCCGAGGAGCGGTTCAAGGCGTGGGAGCAGAAGAACGCCGCGATCCTGGGCCGGGCGCGCACCACGCTGGAGGAGATCCAGAGCTCGGACACCTTCGACCTGGCGAACCTGTCGGTCGCGATGCGGACGATGCGCCAGCTGCTGCGTACGCACACCTAG
- a CDS encoding DJ-1/PfpI family protein, protein MTAKVLIVTGDAAESLEVLYPYQRLREEGYEVHIAAPARKKLQFVVHDFEPGFDTYTEKPGYTWPADLAFSEVDAGQYVAVVIPGGRAPEYLRNDPELRKILKAFFDADKPVAQICHGPLLTAAIGSLDGRRVTAYPALELDMQAAGASFQDTEAVVDGTLVSSRAWPDHPEWMREFLKVLRTKAPVS, encoded by the coding sequence ATGACAGCCAAGGTCCTGATCGTCACCGGCGACGCAGCCGAGTCCCTCGAGGTCCTCTACCCGTACCAACGGCTGCGGGAAGAGGGGTACGAGGTCCACATCGCGGCACCCGCTCGCAAGAAGCTCCAGTTCGTCGTGCACGACTTCGAGCCGGGCTTCGACACCTACACCGAGAAGCCGGGGTACACCTGGCCGGCGGACCTGGCCTTCTCCGAGGTGGATGCGGGCCAGTACGTGGCGGTGGTCATCCCGGGCGGACGCGCGCCCGAGTATCTGCGCAACGATCCGGAGCTACGCAAGATTCTGAAGGCGTTCTTCGACGCCGACAAGCCCGTGGCGCAGATCTGCCACGGCCCGCTGCTGACGGCGGCGATCGGCAGCCTCGACGGCCGCAGGGTCACGGCGTACCCCGCGCTGGAACTGGACATGCAGGCGGCGGGAGCGAGCTTCCAGGACACGGAGGCGGTGGTAGACGGCACCCTGGTCTCCTCCCGCGCCTGGCCGGACCACCCGGAGTGGATGCGGGAGTTCCTGAAGGTGCTGCGGACGAAGGCGCCGGTGTCCTAG